In Chitinophagaceae bacterium, the following are encoded in one genomic region:
- a CDS encoding DUF4345 domain-containing protein: MKHLPFVSLILTAIIYAAFGIAFLISPQIIELSGITISDSIGAIEIRGFYGGLEVGIALFFGLSAFNNHWHIPALLLQSLSFGGMAAGRLIGIILCGCWSPLIIVLMAAETTGMLVGIIAFRQTKKYNYVNL, from the coding sequence ATGAAGCACTTGCCATTCGTTTCTCTCATACTAACCGCTATAATTTACGCTGCATTTGGAATTGCCTTCCTTATTTCCCCACAAATAATTGAATTGAGCGGCATCACAATTTCTGATTCAATTGGAGCTATAGAAATACGGGGATTCTATGGAGGCCTTGAAGTAGGGATAGCTTTGTTTTTTGGACTTTCCGCTTTTAATAATCACTGGCACATACCGGCTTTGCTTTTACAATCTCTCTCTTTTGGAGGAATGGCAGCCGGCCGGCTAATTGGAATAATTCTTTGCGGCTGTTGGTCACCACTGATTATTGTGCTAATGGCTGCTGAAACCACAGGCATGTTAGTTGGTATAATAGCTTTTAGGCAAACGAAAAAATACAACTACGTTAACCTTTAA
- a CDS encoding RNA methyltransferase, with product MLPERRDRIQEVAFKRQPDLTVVMENIADPHNVYAIMRSCDAVGVPEVYVIDEIDAFRRKPLGKRSSSSAAKWVNPILFSDAESCFQAVKKKYEHILATHISDKSDSLYTLDLTKSVALVFGNERYGISPQALKHCNGHFWIPMSGMVDSLNVSVACAVSLYEAKRQRLQKGFYEEGSAETQNVRKEIFSNWITRETDRKRD from the coding sequence ATGTTACCTGAAAGAAGAGACAGAATTCAAGAAGTAGCCTTTAAAAGACAACCCGATTTGACAGTTGTTATGGAAAATATCGCAGACCCTCATAATGTTTATGCAATCATGCGAAGCTGTGACGCTGTAGGCGTTCCGGAAGTATACGTTATTGATGAAATAGATGCTTTCAGGCGAAAACCGCTTGGAAAACGTAGTTCTTCATCCGCAGCAAAATGGGTAAATCCCATACTTTTTAGTGATGCAGAAAGTTGCTTTCAGGCAGTGAAAAAAAAGTATGAACACATTCTTGCTACGCATATTTCCGATAAATCTGATTCACTTTATACACTGGACTTAACCAAATCTGTTGCTTTAGTTTTTGGAAATGAACGTTATGGCATTTCTCCTCAAGCATTAAAACATTGTAACGGTCACTTTTGGATACCTATGTCAGGCATGGTCGATAGTTTAAATGTTTCTGTTGCTTGCGCAGTCAGCTTATATGAAGCAAAAAGACAAAGATTGCAAAAAGGCTTTTATGAAGAGGGGAGTGCAGAGACTCAAAATGTGCGTAAAGAAATTTTTTCTAATTGGATAACGCGTGAAACAGATAGAAAAAGAGATTGA